The Streptomyces sp. NBC_00344 genome includes a window with the following:
- a CDS encoding ketopantoate reductase family protein: MKILVVGAGATGGWFGGLPADAGLDVTFLVRPGRAAVLRERGLRITGLGTDLTVTPRLVTAGELTGPYGLVLFSVKSTAIGQAIEDVSPAIGPTTAIVPLLNGMAHIGELNARFGERAVLGGVAMIVTTLNDHGDIVRLAPMANLTIGEQGGGPSARVDEIHALLSGAGVEVHTSDDITAEMWHKWVFITAVGALTCLMRGTVGDVTAVPGGAGLGPAILAEAAAVAAASGNPVPKEKIAFAEELLTRAGSPFASSMYRDVVEGRPTEVEHLFGDLLTRARALSVATPLLDLATMHLRVHQHRTAGD, translated from the coding sequence ATGAAGATTCTCGTCGTCGGAGCCGGGGCCACCGGGGGCTGGTTCGGAGGCCTGCCGGCCGATGCAGGGCTGGATGTCACCTTTCTGGTCCGCCCCGGACGCGCCGCGGTCCTGCGGGAAAGGGGGCTGCGTATCACCGGTCTGGGCACCGATCTGACGGTCACTCCGAGGCTGGTCACCGCCGGCGAACTCACCGGTCCCTACGGCCTGGTGCTGTTCTCGGTGAAGTCCACTGCGATCGGGCAGGCAATCGAGGACGTCTCCCCGGCGATCGGCCCGACGACCGCGATCGTCCCGCTGCTCAACGGCATGGCGCACATCGGCGAACTGAACGCGCGCTTCGGCGAGCGGGCGGTGCTCGGCGGCGTGGCCATGATCGTCACCACTCTGAACGACCATGGAGACATCGTCCGCCTCGCCCCGATGGCGAATCTGACCATCGGCGAACAGGGCGGCGGGCCCTCCGCCCGGGTGGACGAGATCCATGCCCTGCTGAGCGGAGCGGGGGTGGAGGTGCACACATCGGACGACATCACCGCCGAGATGTGGCACAAGTGGGTCTTCATCACCGCGGTCGGTGCGCTGACCTGTCTGATGCGCGGCACGGTCGGCGATGTCACCGCCGTCCCCGGCGGAGCCGGGCTCGGCCCCGCCATTCTGGCGGAGGCCGCCGCCGTGGCGGCTGCCTCCGGCAACCCGGTGCCGAAGGAGAAGATCGCCTTCGCCGAGGAGCTGCTGACCCGGGCCGGCAGTCCGTTCGCCTCGTCCATGTACCGCGATGTCGTCGAGGGCCGGCCGACCGAGGTCGAGCACCTCTTCGGCGACCTGCTGACCCGCGCCCGCGCCCTGTCCGTGGCCACGCCACTGCTGGATCTGGCCACCATGCATCTGCGCGTCCATCAGCACCGCACCGCCGGGGACTGA
- a CDS encoding carboxymuconolactone decarboxylase family protein, producing the protein MEARLNVMASPVAAKAMKHIIAAAGALADSTLPAATRELVMLRASQINGCAGCIDMHTKDAAAAGETAVRLNLVAAWREAKVYTDAERAALELAEEGTRIADAAGGVSDEVWANAAKHYDEDQLAALVTLIAVINAFNRGNVITQQPAGDYQVGQFH; encoded by the coding sequence ATGGAAGCTCGGTTGAACGTCATGGCCAGCCCGGTCGCAGCCAAGGCCATGAAGCACATCATCGCCGCGGCCGGCGCGCTCGCGGACTCGACGCTGCCGGCCGCGACGCGAGAACTGGTGATGCTCCGCGCCAGCCAGATCAACGGCTGCGCCGGATGCATCGACATGCACACCAAGGACGCCGCCGCGGCCGGGGAGACCGCGGTGCGGCTCAACCTGGTCGCGGCCTGGCGGGAGGCCAAGGTCTACACCGACGCCGAGCGCGCCGCCCTGGAGCTGGCCGAGGAGGGGACCCGCATCGCGGACGCGGCAGGCGGCGTATCGGACGAGGTGTGGGCGAACGCCGCCAAGCACTACGACGAGGACCAGCTCGCCGCCCTGGTGACCCTCATCGCGGTCATCAACGCCTTCAACCGCGGAAACGTCATCACCCAGCAGCCCGCCGGGGACTACCAGGTCGGCCAGTTCCACTGA
- a CDS encoding helix-turn-helix domain-containing protein, giving the protein MASLNVGNVGEYLREQRRTAQLSLRQLADAAGVSNPYLSQIERGLRKPSADILQQLAKALRISAETLYVQAGILDERERDELETRAVILADPSITERQKQVLLQIYESFRKENGPEADSPRTADAAAGRDADGSDAGQPAEHDGKHAPHRERKHDQKHDQTYEQN; this is encoded by the coding sequence ATGGCATCACTCAACGTCGGCAATGTCGGCGAGTATCTGCGCGAACAGCGGCGCACCGCGCAGCTGTCCCTGCGTCAGCTCGCCGACGCCGCCGGGGTGTCGAATCCGTATCTCAGTCAGATCGAGCGCGGACTCCGCAAGCCGAGCGCGGACATTCTGCAGCAGCTGGCCAAGGCGCTGCGTATCTCCGCCGAGACGTTGTACGTCCAGGCCGGGATCCTCGATGAGCGGGAGCGGGACGAGCTGGAGACGCGCGCCGTCATCCTGGCCGACCCCTCCATAACCGAGCGCCAGAAGCAGGTGCTGCTCCAGATCTACGAGTCCTTCCGCAAGGAGAACGGACCCGAGGCGGATTCACCCCGCACGGCGGATGCGGCTGCCGGCCGTGACGCGGACGGCAGTGATGCCGGGCAACCCGCGGAGCACGACGGGAAACACGCCCCGCATCGCGAACGGAAGCACGACCAGAAGCACGACCAGACGTACGAACAGAACTGA
- a CDS encoding DUF2516 family protein, producing the protein MLMQGFAGFMSLLSLALILFSGFALVDAAIRREDAYRAASKQTKPFWLIILAIAFVVNWLFSILSFLPVIGLVATIVYMVDVRPAVRQISGGGRKSGGSSSDGPYGPYNGGR; encoded by the coding sequence GTGCTTATGCAGGGTTTCGCGGGATTCATGTCGCTGTTGAGCTTGGCGCTGATCCTCTTCAGCGGCTTCGCGCTGGTGGACGCGGCGATCCGCCGTGAGGACGCGTATCGCGCGGCGAGCAAGCAGACCAAGCCGTTCTGGCTGATCATTCTCGCCATCGCGTTCGTCGTGAACTGGCTGTTCTCGATTCTTTCGTTCCTGCCGGTGATCGGGCTGGTGGCGACCATCGTGTACATGGTCGACGTGCGACCGGCGGTCCGGCAGATCAGCGGCGGCGGCCGCAAGAGCGGTGGCTCCAGCAGCGACGGGCCCTACGGCCCCTACAACGGTGGCCGCTAG
- a CDS encoding PP2C family protein-serine/threonine phosphatase: MESGQAVLPHQTRGPDSTGSTDLTLLVIENDPMGTFTVPEMLDAAGKRVRVRTARNLTEAERLLTDDVHCILLDLALPGADADDELSVLRHILRLAPGHAVLALASSAHEERAAEAVRVGAQDYLLRDELDGRLLNRAIRYAVERKRADTAHHKLAESRLRAQENARLERGLLPTPLLEGSDLRFAARYRPGRSRALLGGDFYDVVRTPDGTVHAMIGDVCGHGPDEAALGVELRIAWRALTLAGLCGDQLLSTMQQVLEHERESEELFATLCTVDIAPDGRRAGLCLAGHPAPLVSREGGTAQLLPFEDGGPALGLLPRARWPRRQVELGGSWNLLMYTDGLIEGRIGQGTQRLGQEGMVEMIDRQLTAGLRGESLLETAVAEVRELNGGELTDDVAVLLLERRR; encoded by the coding sequence ATGGAGAGCGGTCAGGCCGTTCTGCCCCACCAGACCAGGGGACCGGACTCGACCGGCAGCACCGATCTCACGCTGCTGGTGATCGAGAACGACCCCATGGGCACTTTCACGGTCCCGGAGATGCTCGACGCGGCCGGCAAGCGGGTGCGCGTGCGTACCGCCCGCAACCTCACCGAGGCCGAGCGGCTGCTCACCGACGATGTTCACTGCATCCTGCTCGACCTGGCACTGCCGGGCGCCGATGCCGACGACGAGCTGTCCGTGCTCCGGCACATCCTCCGGCTCGCACCGGGCCACGCCGTGCTGGCGCTGGCCTCGTCCGCGCACGAGGAGCGGGCCGCAGAAGCGGTCCGGGTCGGCGCTCAGGACTATCTGCTCCGCGACGAGCTGGACGGCAGGCTGCTGAACCGCGCCATCCGGTACGCCGTGGAGCGAAAACGCGCGGACACCGCGCACCACAAACTCGCCGAGTCCCGGCTGCGCGCCCAGGAGAACGCCCGCCTGGAGCGCGGCCTGCTCCCGACGCCGCTGCTCGAAGGCTCGGACCTGCGCTTCGCCGCGCGATACCGTCCCGGACGCTCGCGTGCGCTGCTCGGCGGCGATTTCTACGATGTGGTCCGCACCCCGGACGGCACCGTGCACGCGATGATCGGCGACGTCTGCGGCCACGGCCCGGACGAGGCCGCGCTCGGCGTCGAGCTGCGCATCGCCTGGCGGGCGCTGACACTGGCCGGGCTCTGCGGGGACCAGCTGCTCTCCACGATGCAGCAGGTGCTCGAACACGAGCGGGAGAGCGAGGAGCTCTTCGCCACGCTCTGCACGGTGGACATCGCCCCGGACGGCCGCCGGGCCGGACTCTGCCTGGCCGGTCACCCCGCCCCGCTGGTCTCCCGCGAAGGCGGGACCGCCCAGCTGCTCCCCTTCGAGGACGGGGGGCCCGCCCTCGGTCTGCTGCCGCGCGCCCGCTGGCCGCGCCGCCAGGTCGAGCTCGGCGGGTCCTGGAATCTGCTCATGTACACCGACGGACTGATCGAGGGCCGTATCGGCCAGGGCACCCAGCGGCTCGGCCAGGAGGGCATGGTCGAGATGATTGACCGGCAGCTGACGGCGGGGTTGCGCGGCGAGAGCCTGCTGGAGACGGCGGTCGCCGAGGTGCGCGAGCTGAACGGCGGCGAACTGACCGACGATGTGGCGGTCCTGCTGCTGGAGCGCAGGCGCTAG
- a CDS encoding C40 family peptidase encodes MTRRRSVAAAITLVCTLTVLAAPGLAYADPQPPPAAATAQAGDRTAAAPEKSLEEVSKEVDALYRKAGAATDAYNLAKEQADKQSSLMVELAQDMVRGQTKIDLLKQQVGVEARAQYRDAGLPPEVRLMLSGDPSKFLEGATRLRAGQHAQHTLLSQLTTAQQDLKEYTRDANSQWQKLEANRARQAKSKKDIEKKLAAAKKLESGLQKKELAQLAELERQQAQKAQTAWLNSGILREIDNKAGPLGKKAVAFATKQIGKPYVWGAEGPKSYDCSGLTSQAWAAAGHPIPRTSQEQWKQLPHVAVRDMRPGDLIIYFSDATHVGMYIGGGMMVNAPRPGRDVTIGGAGSMPILGVVRPDA; translated from the coding sequence GTGACCCGACGCCGTAGCGTCGCCGCTGCCATCACCCTGGTCTGCACGCTGACCGTGCTGGCAGCGCCCGGCCTTGCGTACGCCGACCCCCAGCCACCCCCGGCCGCCGCGACGGCGCAGGCCGGCGACCGGACGGCCGCCGCCCCGGAGAAGAGCCTCGAAGAGGTGAGCAAGGAGGTCGACGCCCTCTACCGGAAGGCGGGCGCCGCCACCGACGCGTACAACCTCGCCAAGGAGCAGGCCGACAAGCAGTCGTCGCTGATGGTCGAACTGGCCCAGGACATGGTCAGGGGCCAGACGAAGATCGATCTGCTGAAGCAGCAGGTGGGCGTCGAGGCCCGCGCCCAGTACCGGGACGCCGGGCTGCCGCCCGAGGTCCGCCTGATGCTCAGCGGGGACCCGTCGAAGTTCCTGGAAGGCGCCACCCGGCTGCGCGCCGGCCAGCATGCGCAGCACACCCTGCTGAGTCAACTGACCACAGCACAGCAGGACTTGAAGGAATACACCCGGGACGCGAACTCCCAGTGGCAGAAGCTGGAGGCCAACCGCGCCCGGCAGGCCAAGTCCAAGAAGGACATCGAGAAGAAGCTCGCCGCGGCCAAGAAGCTCGAATCGGGCCTGCAGAAGAAGGAACTCGCGCAGCTGGCCGAGCTGGAGCGGCAGCAGGCACAGAAGGCGCAGACCGCCTGGCTGAACTCCGGCATCCTCAGGGAGATCGACAACAAGGCCGGCCCGCTGGGCAAGAAGGCCGTCGCCTTCGCGACGAAGCAGATCGGCAAGCCCTACGTGTGGGGCGCCGAGGGCCCGAAGTCCTACGACTGCAGCGGACTCACCTCACAGGCGTGGGCCGCGGCCGGACACCCCATACCGCGCACCTCGCAGGAGCAGTGGAAGCAGCTGCCGCACGTGGCGGTGCGGGACATGCGCCCCGGCGACCTGATCATCTACTTTTCGGACGCGACCCATGTCGGCATGTACATAGGCGGCGGGATGATGGTGAACGCCCCGCGGCCCGGCAGGGACGTCACCATCGGTGGCGCCGGCTCCATGCCCATCCTGGGTGTGGTGCGCCCGGACGCCTGA
- a CDS encoding class I SAM-dependent methyltransferase has translation MAQPSPRPVGAVTRGTTNPNRLRRMDRWIAAVQGPALRRSGDPLAVDLGYGAAPWTAVELLQRLRGPAPACEVIGVEIEPARVAAAKPYERQGLSFRHGGFEVPPAGRRPALIRAANVLRQYDEGEVAAVWQRLCARLAPDGLLVEGTCDEIGRRHVWVALGPEGPRTVTFATRLGSLHQPSDLAERLPKALIHRNVPGEPVHAFLRDFDRAWASAAPYASLGARQRWIAAVRAVSGNWPVADDVRRWRQGEITVKWAALAPRPGT, from the coding sequence ATGGCTCAGCCCTCCCCCCGCCCGGTCGGCGCCGTGACCCGTGGGACCACCAACCCCAACCGGCTGCGTCGTATGGACCGCTGGATCGCCGCCGTGCAGGGCCCGGCCCTGCGCCGCTCGGGCGACCCGCTGGCGGTGGATCTGGGGTACGGAGCCGCCCCCTGGACCGCCGTGGAGCTGCTGCAGCGGCTGCGAGGTCCTGCGCCGGCCTGCGAGGTCATCGGCGTCGAGATCGAACCGGCCAGGGTCGCAGCGGCCAAGCCGTACGAACGGCAGGGGCTGAGTTTCCGGCACGGCGGCTTCGAGGTCCCGCCGGCCGGCCGGCGTCCCGCGCTGATCCGGGCGGCCAACGTGCTGCGGCAGTACGACGAGGGTGAGGTCGCCGCCGTCTGGCAGCGGCTGTGCGCACGGCTGGCACCGGACGGGCTGCTGGTGGAGGGGACCTGCGACGAGATCGGGCGGCGGCACGTCTGGGTCGCGCTCGGCCCCGAGGGCCCGCGCACGGTCACCTTCGCGACCCGTCTCGGCTCCCTGCACCAGCCGTCCGACCTGGCGGAGCGCCTCCCCAAGGCGCTGATCCACCGCAATGTGCCGGGTGAACCGGTGCATGCCTTTCTGCGGGACTTCGACCGCGCCTGGGCGTCGGCGGCGCCCTACGCCTCGCTCGGCGCCCGGCAGCGCTGGATAGCGGCCGTCCGCGCCGTCTCGGGCAACTGGCCGGTGGCGGACGACGTCCGCAGATGGCGGCAGGGCGAGATCACCGTGAAGTGGGCCGCGCTGGCACCGCGGCCGGGAACCTGA
- the mshA gene encoding D-inositol-3-phosphate glycosyltransferase, which yields MSQYVSRLGGRIGAPARPPRLMFPGHRKPRRVAMLSVHTSPLHQPGTGDAGGMNVYIVELAKRLAAINIEVEIFTRATTGGLEPLVELAPGVLVRHVDAGPYEGLAKEELPAQLCAFTHGVMQAWAGHRPGYYDLVHSHYWLSGHVGWLAADRWGVPLVHAMHTMAKVKNAALAAGDTPEPAARVIGETQIVRAADRLVANTAEEADELVRHYEAEAGKVAVVHPGVNLDRFRKADGRAAARARLGLPQDAFIPLFAGRIQPLKAPDILLRAVAVLLEQDPSLRSRMVVPVVGGPSGSGLAKPEGLQKLAAMLGIADIVRFRPPVGQDQLADWFRAASVLVMPSYNESFGLVAIEAQATGTPVIAAEVGGLPVAVREGSTGFLVPGHEPAKYAAALRRFLDAPHLVDRMGDAAARHAQCFGWDTAASATADVYTAAMHEHRRRVRSHHG from the coding sequence GTGAGCCAGTACGTGTCCAGGCTCGGCGGCCGAATCGGTGCACCCGCGCGTCCCCCGAGGCTGATGTTCCCCGGGCACCGCAAGCCGCGCCGGGTCGCCATGCTGAGCGTGCACACCTCGCCGCTGCACCAGCCGGGTACCGGCGACGCGGGCGGGATGAACGTCTACATCGTCGAACTCGCCAAGCGGCTGGCCGCGATCAACATCGAGGTCGAGATCTTCACCCGGGCCACCACAGGCGGCCTTGAGCCACTCGTGGAGCTTGCGCCCGGGGTGCTGGTGCGCCATGTGGACGCGGGCCCGTACGAGGGCCTTGCCAAGGAGGAGCTGCCGGCCCAGCTGTGCGCCTTCACCCACGGCGTGATGCAGGCCTGGGCCGGCCACCGGCCCGGCTACTACGACCTCGTCCACTCCCACTACTGGCTCTCCGGACACGTCGGCTGGCTGGCGGCCGACCGCTGGGGTGTGCCGCTGGTGCACGCCATGCACACCATGGCCAAGGTCAAGAACGCGGCGCTCGCGGCGGGCGACACACCCGAGCCGGCCGCCCGGGTCATCGGCGAGACGCAGATCGTGCGGGCCGCCGACCGGCTGGTCGCCAACACCGCCGAAGAGGCGGACGAACTGGTCCGCCACTACGAGGCCGAGGCGGGCAAGGTCGCGGTCGTTCATCCCGGCGTGAACCTCGACCGGTTCCGCAAGGCCGACGGCCGCGCTGCCGCGCGGGCCAGACTCGGTCTGCCGCAGGACGCCTTCATCCCTCTCTTCGCGGGCCGCATCCAGCCGCTCAAGGCCCCCGACATCCTGCTGCGCGCGGTGGCGGTCCTGCTCGAACAGGACCCGTCGCTGCGCTCGCGCATGGTGGTTCCGGTGGTGGGCGGCCCGTCCGGCAGCGGTCTCGCCAAGCCGGAGGGGCTGCAGAAGCTGGCGGCCATGCTGGGCATCGCGGACATCGTCCGCTTCCGCCCGCCGGTCGGCCAGGACCAGCTGGCCGACTGGTTCCGTGCCGCTTCGGTCCTGGTCATGCCCTCGTACAACGAGTCCTTCGGACTGGTCGCCATAGAGGCTCAGGCGACCGGCACACCGGTGATCGCCGCGGAGGTCGGCGGGCTGCCTGTCGCCGTGCGCGAAGGGTCCACCGGCTTCCTGGTCCCCGGCCACGAACCGGCCAAGTACGCGGCCGCCCTGCGCCGCTTCCTCGACGCCCCGCACCTGGTCGACCGGATGGGCGACGCGGCCGCCCGGCACGCCCAGTGCTTCGGCTGGGACACCGCGGCGTCCGCGACGGCGGACGTCTACACGGCCGCGATGCACGAGCACCGCAGGCGCGTACGCTCGCACCATGGCTGA
- a CDS encoding YbjN domain-containing protein encodes MADATDVQRVIEQAFKDAELEWESPEPGSYVVKLPGTRKLSTTCSLIVGKHSLSVNAFVIRHPDENEAGVHRWLLEQNLRLFGVSYAIDSLGDIYLVGKLPLTVVTPDEIDRLLGSVLEAADGPFNSLLELGFASAIRREYAWRVDRGESTRNLDAFTHLTGGTAG; translated from the coding sequence ATGGCTGACGCGACCGACGTACAACGGGTCATCGAGCAGGCGTTCAAGGACGCCGAGCTGGAATGGGAGTCCCCGGAACCGGGGTCCTACGTGGTCAAACTCCCCGGCACCCGGAAACTCTCCACCACCTGCTCGCTGATCGTCGGGAAGCACTCGCTGTCCGTCAACGCCTTCGTGATCCGGCATCCGGACGAGAACGAGGCCGGGGTGCACCGGTGGCTTCTGGAGCAAAATCTCCGGCTGTTCGGGGTGAGCTACGCGATCGACTCGCTCGGCGACATCTATCTGGTGGGGAAGCTGCCGTTGACGGTGGTGACGCCGGACGAGATCGACCGCCTGCTGGGGTCGGTTCTCGAGGCGGCGGACGGACCCTTCAACTCACTGCTGGAGCTGGGGTTCGCGAGCGCGATTCGGCGCGAGTACGCCTGGCGGGTGGACCGCGGGGAGTCGACCCGGAACCTGGACGCGTTCACCCATCTGACCGGAGGAACCGCGGGCTGA
- a CDS encoding glycosyl hydrolase family 28-related protein has product MGNISRRGLLGSATAVVAAIAAPGGTAVAASRRPPGETAIWREFARAPYTHPQIPYIGRAGRRTGELRFPRRPVVADVVVHGADPTGERDSAPAINRAIAAAGQRGGGTVLIPEGTFRIDGLIRIGHSNVVVRGAGSGRTTLHATRSLTELIGPYGSRYGGDKSSWSWAGGLIWLCPADRFATLTGAIREQEWPFEGWTGNKRDEWETLTTVAPGLRGDHTITVHDTRGTGRGDLVLLRLADDADHTLLEHMSGGGPGPEAYFWDDKTKLTSYVPYEWPVRVTAVHGHRLTLERPLPLDIRPEWDPRLTTHVAPLTGSAVEGLTLEAVLTPQSQHLLDKGYNGVTFQCAYDCWADDVVVRNVDNGFGLVAASATTLRRTRVEGRGSHHPYFCREGSHDNLVEDFAIARRTVPAPAGTQLHGINVEGLSSHNVWSRGEMEMGTFDSHRGLPFANVRTDITVDNTGQHGGDASAGPLFGARFTHWNIRVTNGREGLMKIDGLAPYSASVGISTVSPFGQIDVPDFTGDLHARLEAYGTPEAVRPGNLHEAQRGLRP; this is encoded by the coding sequence ATGGGGAACATCAGCAGGCGAGGACTGCTGGGCAGCGCGACAGCGGTTGTGGCCGCCATCGCCGCACCGGGGGGAACAGCAGTGGCCGCATCCCGTCGCCCACCCGGGGAGACCGCCATCTGGCGGGAGTTCGCCAGGGCCCCCTACACCCACCCGCAGATCCCGTACATCGGACGGGCGGGCCGCCGCACCGGCGAGCTCCGCTTCCCACGGCGCCCGGTGGTCGCCGATGTCGTGGTCCACGGCGCCGATCCCACCGGCGAGCGCGACTCCGCGCCCGCGATCAACCGTGCCATCGCCGCTGCCGGCCAACGCGGCGGTGGCACGGTCCTCATCCCGGAGGGGACGTTCCGGATCGACGGCCTGATCCGGATCGGTCACAGCAACGTCGTCGTGCGGGGCGCGGGCAGCGGTCGCACCACGCTCCACGCGACCAGAAGCCTCACCGAGCTGATCGGCCCGTACGGCTCACGCTACGGAGGCGACAAGTCCTCCTGGTCCTGGGCCGGAGGACTCATCTGGCTCTGCCCGGCGGACCGGTTCGCCACACTGACCGGCGCGATCAGGGAACAGGAGTGGCCTTTCGAGGGATGGACGGGCAACAAGCGCGACGAGTGGGAAACCCTCACCACCGTCGCCCCGGGACTCCGGGGCGACCACACCATCACCGTCCACGACACCCGCGGTACCGGCCGCGGTGACCTCGTACTGCTGCGCCTCGCCGACGACGCGGATCACACCCTGCTGGAACACATGTCGGGTGGCGGCCCGGGCCCCGAGGCGTACTTCTGGGACGACAAGACCAAGCTGACCTCGTATGTGCCGTACGAATGGCCGGTGCGCGTCACGGCCGTGCACGGACACCGGCTCACTCTGGAGCGGCCGCTCCCGCTGGACATCCGCCCGGAGTGGGATCCCCGGCTCACCACCCATGTCGCGCCGCTGACCGGGTCCGCTGTCGAGGGGCTCACCCTGGAGGCGGTGCTCACGCCCCAGTCGCAGCATCTGCTCGACAAGGGCTACAACGGCGTCACCTTCCAGTGCGCCTACGACTGCTGGGCGGACGACGTCGTCGTCCGCAACGTCGACAACGGCTTCGGTCTGGTCGCCGCGTCCGCCACCACCCTGCGCCGCACCCGCGTCGAGGGCCGGGGCTCCCACCACCCGTACTTCTGCCGCGAGGGCTCGCACGACAACCTCGTCGAGGACTTCGCCATTGCCCGGCGCACCGTCCCGGCGCCGGCCGGCACCCAGCTCCACGGCATCAATGTGGAGGGGCTTTCCAGTCACAACGTCTGGTCGCGGGGCGAGATGGAGATGGGCACCTTCGACTCGCACCGCGGTCTGCCGTTCGCCAATGTCCGTACCGACATCACGGTCGACAACACCGGCCAGCACGGCGGCGACGCTTCGGCAGGACCCCTCTTCGGCGCCCGGTTCACCCACTGGAACATCAGGGTCACCAACGGCCGCGAGGGGCTGATGAAGATCGACGGCCTCGCGCCGTACAGCGCGAGCGTCGGCATCAGCACGGTCAGCCCGTTCGGCCAGATCGACGTGCCGGACTTCACCGGAGATCTGCACGCGCGACTGGAGGCGTACGGCACGCCGGAGGCCGTGCGGCCGGGCAACCTGCACGAGGCGCAGCGGGGCCTGCGGCCGTAG
- a CDS encoding MFS transporter: MSAEGHVPDSSSPGAGTAGSGPAPNQTLTLAAMLFAVSMTFIDQTIVAIAAPDIIDELGLSSSGMQWVINAYLLTLAAFFALGGRLSDIFGHRRVMLIGTVVFVVSSVLCGAVPTGDFAQTWLIIFRATQGVGAALMFPAALAVVVAVFPVDRRGRALALFFGLSGALTAVGPILGGWLTDWTWRAIFWVNVPIAVIALVLTLMARIPQVSRRDPLDVPGAVLVAAGMGLSVLGLQQASAWGWSSVTTWLCIVGGLLVLVLFCVYERRARVPLIRLEVFRERAFTVDVLVLFFSMLAFVPVFFFASVYAQVSLSASPNQAGLYLLYFFIGFGLASQWGGRILDKRGARPALKLGSALGAVGFALWAGKLTTLSMHDQWPYAALAGAGIGLLLAPASTDAVNRAIGASYGEVTGITQTVRNYAASVGLAVFGTVLTHVTTNRVADTLQARGIPSGPARSAARQVAEAVTGNADARRPTGSGPVATATRDAMSSVRMDFAEANRAVFYGMAGALVVAFICSYFHPGTRVTSRPETAPHPTGQDTAPA, translated from the coding sequence ATGAGCGCTGAAGGGCACGTACCGGACTCCTCGTCCCCCGGTGCCGGAACGGCCGGCTCAGGGCCCGCACCGAACCAGACCCTGACGCTGGCGGCCATGCTGTTCGCCGTCTCCATGACGTTCATCGACCAGACCATCGTGGCCATCGCCGCGCCGGACATCATCGACGAACTCGGTCTGTCCTCTTCCGGGATGCAGTGGGTGATCAACGCCTATCTGCTGACCCTGGCCGCCTTCTTCGCGCTCGGCGGGCGGTTGTCCGACATCTTCGGGCACCGCCGCGTCATGCTGATCGGCACCGTGGTCTTCGTGGTCTCGTCGGTGCTGTGCGGAGCGGTCCCCACGGGGGACTTCGCCCAGACCTGGCTCATCATCTTCCGGGCCACCCAGGGTGTCGGAGCGGCGCTGATGTTCCCGGCGGCCCTCGCCGTGGTCGTCGCCGTCTTCCCGGTGGACCGCCGCGGGCGCGCGCTGGCCCTGTTCTTCGGTCTCTCGGGCGCGCTCACCGCCGTGGGCCCGATCCTCGGCGGCTGGCTCACCGACTGGACCTGGCGCGCGATCTTCTGGGTGAACGTGCCCATCGCTGTCATCGCGCTCGTACTGACGCTCATGGCCCGTATTCCGCAGGTGTCCCGCCGCGATCCGCTCGACGTCCCGGGTGCGGTGCTGGTGGCCGCCGGGATGGGGCTGAGCGTGCTCGGTCTGCAGCAGGCGTCGGCGTGGGGCTGGAGCAGCGTCACCACCTGGCTCTGCATCGTGGGCGGACTGCTCGTCCTGGTGCTGTTCTGCGTCTACGAACGACGGGCCAGGGTTCCGCTGATCAGGCTCGAGGTGTTCAGGGAAAGGGCCTTCACCGTCGATGTGCTGGTGCTCTTCTTCTCCATGCTCGCGTTCGTCCCGGTGTTCTTCTTCGCCTCCGTGTACGCGCAGGTGTCTCTCAGCGCATCACCGAACCAGGCGGGGCTCTACCTGCTGTACTTCTTCATCGGTTTCGGCCTCGCCTCCCAGTGGGGCGGCCGCATCCTGGACAAGCGCGGAGCCCGCCCGGCGCTGAAGCTCGGATCGGCGCTCGGCGCGGTCGGGTTCGCCCTGTGGGCCGGCAAGCTGACGACGCTTTCGATGCACGACCAGTGGCCGTACGCGGCGCTGGCCGGTGCGGGCATCGGACTGCTGCTGGCCCCGGCCTCAACGGACGCGGTCAACCGGGCGATCGGAGCGTCGTACGGCGAGGTCACCGGCATCACGCAGACGGTGCGCAACTATGCGGCGAGCGTCGGGCTCGCCGTGTTCGGCACGGTCCTCACCCATGTCACCACCAACCGGGTCGCCGACACCCTCCAGGCCAGGGGGATCCCGTCCGGGCCGGCGAGGAGCGCCGCCCGCCAGGTCGCCGAGGCCGTCACCGGGAATGCGGACGCCCGCCGGCCCACGGGGTCGGGGCCGGTCGCGACCGCGACCCGGGATGCCATGAGCTCGGTCCGGATGGACTTCGCCGAAGCCAACAGGGCGGTCTTCTACGGCATGGCGGGCGCCCTGGTCGTCGCGTTCATCTGCTCGTACTTCCACCCGGGCACCCGGGTGACGTCCAGGCCGGAGACGGCGCCGCACCCGACGGGCCAGGACACCGCCCCGGCCTGA